GAAAGTGTTGTTTCAGCACAGATCAACTGCAGATTAAACCAGCAGCAGTCTGTTTGTTCAGCCAGTATCAGAAACATTTAGATCTGCTCTGTAGAGAGTAAAAGTGTACGCCGTCTTTCATAATTGTTCACAGTTGCTGCCAGACGTGATGATAAAGTGAAGCGGGAAATGAAGTAAAGAGGTCTCAGTGTGTGGCACAGCAGGGTAAAATCAGCTTCTCTCCGGGCATTGACTCTTAATTCTCTAAGGCTGCTTAACTAACCACTGTGAACTATCAGTCACTCACATCAGTACAGCGGTGAAGAGGTgaagatgatgaagatgatgatacagtaaatgtaaacaaacacagGACATCATGATGATACTAAgacataacaaaaaataaatgtatatttacagtaaaaaatatgcagcatatTTTGTCAAATAactgaattttttatgttacgTTAACTAAAAAACAATTCAACTTGGATTTATAAGTTATATCAACTTTTTACAAGCcaaaagtaggttgaattggttgttttaacttcatgcatCATTTTTTACAGGGTATGAATGTATGTATCAGAATAACTATTCATTAAATGCGtgcaactttttttatttatttaattttgaaatttttgtaattttattgTTGTTCTGTGAAAGAGGCAGGTCAATGCTtataaaaactaaacttttaacaaaaacaaatatcCAAGATCAAGCACACAAGTTGCAGCAGGAGAAAATGgcgaccacacacacacacacgcacacacaaacacacacacacacacctgctgTGTGCATGCTCTCTGGGTTTAATTTGCACGTGCATAAAACAAACTAACCTGAATTAATTTACTCTAACGAAAactaaccatgttttttgtagCAAAGCCgtgtttattttgtggtaaccagtTTAACAGGAATCATGCATGTTctgttttaaatgtgtatagTAAAACCATATGATTTATTTTCATAAGGAAAGATAAACATCATAGAAAAACTGTTCATACATTTTACGACTGCTAaaatataaacacatattaaatattatctaatatgttatctaaactttcTATTCAACAACAGCCTAGcctacattattattattattattattattattattgctaaCCACTGTTTATATGATACAAGACTTTTAAAAGTTTGGCTAGCTTAACTGaactttttaatttaaaagaaaTTTTGAATATTAGGCTATTAATCTAGaaattagttattattattatgtaattatATAAAACATATACTCTTGTATTAACAAAAGTAAATATGTTAATGGCAAAAAAATCCATAAAATACTCCAATTGTTATTTAGTTGGGATAAGATAAAAGAAAAACAGCCGCAATGAGCTAActttaaaaagtgtttaaaatgatCCCAGAGTGAATCGCATtgagaataaaaatataaatatatgttacAGTAATATAAATTATTAGCAGCAAATCAGTATTGTGAATTCAGATTGTGAGGAAATTTTAACAGTTTTTATGCATTACTCACAAAATTGTCCAAATAACTCTTAACATGAGTAGCATTGCAAGCGTTATATATCCAACATTTTCTGAACTTACCATTAAAACTACGACATAGTAGTGCTGACCTTATAACACAATTTACACAGATGAAGCTCTGATTTTCTATTCTCTATGTCTACACAACATACACTGGGCTTCTGAAAGGTCAGTCAGTTCAGACATCTTTCATAAATCTGCTTCCATTCCAGCCAAACAAACACAAGAAATGCTGAGCTTGTAGCTGGATCAGAACCACAGGCTTCCACAATGGCACGTTGTTAAAACAGAAACTGTTTAGAAGACACAGGTTGGGTTTGAAAACCAAGACCAAATGATAGAAATAGATgaccaaacgcacacacacacacacacacacacacacacacacacacaatgttgAAGTGCTCAACAAACAGAGAAACCTTTAACTTCAGAGGTGACATGAATGTCATTTCCAATGAAGCTCCACAACAGGATTCATTCAATTGATAAAGGTAACTCATTCAAATTTAAAGTCATTTTCTGGATCTTTCAACCCAACAGCTGTGTTATAACAAaccaacccagcattgggtgaTTTTTAACCAAGTGTTGTGTTTTATCCAGCAATGGGTTAAATCATTTTTACCTgtacaaggcagcattttttgaAGTGTACGGTGTGTGTAGTGTTGACTGTGTGTGGTACAGTGAGTGTGTGAAAGGTAGCCATACAAGAAAGACAGCAGCGACTGCGCAGACGTCAGGCTGTGGTTTCACGCTTCGACTGCAGTGCATCTTATGGCGCCTGCTGTCTGCGCAGACTGAGACATTAAAGCCTGAAGTCTGAAAGAGAGCCGTGATCCGCCTCTAATTCTGTTTGACTTGGATGAAATTAGTGATGTTCCAAGGTGTGGAAAATAATCATAACTAACAAAAGTCCAAATTGTTTCTATAAACCAAAGCATGTACCATAATAGTCCATAATTAACCTTgacaaatctctctctctctctctctctctctctctctctctctctctctctctctctctctctctctctctctctctctctctctttatgtGTTCCAGCATTACTGATGAACCAGAGGTTTAAAGATggattaaaggggacagagaatgaaaaaccatttttatcttgtctttgttgaataatggtagtctacccacattcacaaacatacaaaaagttctagacatgctaaacatctcagtctcatagaaattcctcttttagaaatgtcagccagaaaacggcccaatctgaaaaactgatgcttatgacatcacaggcatctaactgcccctccactttaaaataattggctacattttttgagtggcagcaaagtcagccaatcagtaatgagactgcaagttaagccagtagggggagccaaatagttgcaaaaccacttgtttaaaatcccccaccctaatagagctatctgagagaggtttttaggaagcttctaaggcattacagacccaaacaaaaacatttttgtctacatgtcacttacagaacaaggataaatactccgttcaatcattctatgtcacctttaaactcTTTACAAATTTGATGTATTTCTTTTTACCCTTAAAagcaacaacaaaacaacaactgaataattattttaaacttataatgctttttaaactatatatatGGTGGtggtaaatgttttaattttgcaATAACAATTAAAGTGCTCAATTAAATTGTTATAATGTAAATGTACGCCTCAGATTAGAATGACTGAATATTCAATTCTTTTATTTTAAGAACAGCATGCACTTCATCAAACCTCATGATTCTGTTATTCCAGCATGATCTGAATTTGCTTCAAATATGTTATGagcttttaaaaacatttatggtCAGCCACAAACTGGCTTTAATGTGattagtacacattttacatcatgacttttgttatatattttctaaaactcACTTATAAATAATTGAACAAATGCATGTTTACAATGTGGTGTAAATGGATCCGGTTCACATTTGAGTTCATCAGAATGAGGAGGACTTTGATGTGACAGGTGAATGAGTTGTGTATTATTGATGGCTTAGGTCTGAATTTATCTCAGCACATTTATCTCATTCACACAGAGCCGCTTGCAACTGGACCATGTAACATCTCACATTACTGAACATGCCCGGGCTAACACATAGATGAGCTCTGAGTAAATAAGACAGAAGAGTATAGAAGTGCTAGGCAGGGCAGATAAGAAGCAATGTTTCTCTCAtctacaaacaaacacacagaggcAGGAGAGGAGAACCGGTACATTTGTCTGCACTTATAATGAATCAAACAACTTCTTCCCCAAGAAAATTGTTTTCAGGGTGTGCCGGGTTTTATTTGATATTTCCTCTTATAATATTCACCAGCATTTCATGGGATGCCCACATATGTTCAGATGACGTGTAACCTATTAGTACACAGCCTTCATCTAAACTGAAcctaacattacatttacaagATATCTAGATAACTTTTAGACAAGAGCTGCACTATAGGGCACATGGACATGCAGGGGTTTGTTCGTTTTTTTACAATGAGTTTTACTCACTAAGAAACATCTTCAAGCTATATTGAGTTCACTTTAATCAGTTCCCTCTGTAAGGTGAATGATTTAACTATCCCTGAACTGATGTATATCTAATGTGTCCAAAAGTAAACCCACATTATTAAAGCCCTTACATGGCTTTAGAATTAACATTAAGAATAAAATAGAATAAAGTGCCGAAATTAATGCTGCTAACTTATGGCGTTTTTGCTTTTGAAAAGatgaaaagaaaataattagtattattttcaaatgtgTTAAGAATCTTAATGAACAATATGATTTggtatataatataatataatggtGCAGGATAATTAACGAGAAATTAAACGAAAGCGAAACTATTAAACTATAAATAAAATCCACAAAAAGGGAAATTAATtgtcaataataatattatgaattAAGCACAGATTAAatctataaaaaatattaagaagTATATTTTCATCTTTCTAAACTTTGAATTATAAACTATTCCTTACGGGctagaattaaaaaaaaacagcttaCGAGATAATTTTGACGGTTGTCAATGTGAATTCGTTTGTTATTTCAGTTTGTTCGATTATTTATCATTTGttcttatttattttctttgtttcGGCTTTTAATGAGACTGTATTTAAGGTCTTAAGGTTAAGTTATTTAAGATTGTAGTTTAGTAAACATGTTGGCATGTGGGCATGACAGCGCAAATCTTCATGTAAACAATTTTCTCCTGTTTAATCTCTCTGTAAACTTTAGAAATATTGTTACGAAAAAAGTCCCTTTTAATTTCCACATGCCTTTATTAcgcaaaaatgaaattataaaaatagATACGTGTACAGACAAAAATTTCATTTCATTAACAATGTTGCATTATTAACAGAAAAATAACCCAGAGAAAACCCATTAACAAGTCTGTCACTACATTTATTCagctaaaaaacataaaatctaCTGCAAATATTGCAGAAATACTCTGTGATATCCACAGCTTTTATCCCAGTTTTTCCTATTGGTGTATTCGTGatatatttttctataactTACAGACTGAACATGCATCACAGATGGATGGGGGGATTGATTTCTTTGCTGGTCTCGGTGTTAATGCGACTCTGATGCGGGAAGCGCGAGGCCGTGAACACTGCTCGGCGCCTCGTGCTGATGTTTGCCCAGCGGACTCTTTCTGTCTGCAACTAGAGTCAAAATACAGGAGTGTTTATGGAGCAAATAAGTCGTAATGGGGTCTTTCAGCAGTTTTTGAAAGATAATTATCTCAGTGTGATCTATAataatgttttcttttgtgtaagcttatttaaaaacaaatttacctttagaaatttttatttttttgtttacagtTGTGTGTTATGTTACCGTTTCGGGTCGAGTGTTTGAAGGTTAAAGCTGTGTGcaggttcgggctctgtatcaTGGTTCCGGTGTTTGGATGGGTCAGGCTCGCGCTCTGAGACTGCCAGTGATGCCCGTAATTTCCCGCACCGTAAACGCCGTATTGATTAGTGGCGGAGTAAGCACACGCGGGAACATATCCGGATAAATTAGATGAagcctaaaaataaaatatataattttacttTGTGTTTCTTTTGCACTAcagttataaaaacattaaagatTAATTTTTGCACTACAActaaacaatgtaaaaaaaataaaataaagaatataATGCAACCAAAGTACTTGTAAAGTCACTATAGCAGTAGATCATTGCGTTATAGCTctgcaaaaggttgtgggttcgattcaATTTAACACAACAACATAGTTTAAATTCAGCAGTTTAaattgctttggattaaagcgttTGATAAACGCACAgagtaaatgtaattaaaaagagagaaattaataaaacaataataataataaattacgtctgaaataaataaaaaactattttcaaGGCTTGcatagttaaataaataaagtaattaaTTGATTATTAATTAAGAAAAACGTATTTAGAAAAACGGAAAAAGGTGAGATAATTCATTTCACCTGGTTGTATTTAATGTCAGTGTCTGTTTTATCGACTCCATGAACGGAGGGGAATGAAGGCCTGTTAACTCCGCTCCAGTCCTCCATTTTCGCCTGATAACTCTCGGTTCCAGCAATGGCTGTAACAAAATCATATAGGCTATGTTTAAGTTTTTAGATGGACTAAAACTCCAGCGAACAAATTCACATCGTACAGTGAAATACTCAACGGTTAATGTAACATTAATGTAATCCAGTCGAATATGTACTTCAAATGTTTATCTCCATATAACTTCCTCAATGTCTCTTCACCAGAATATGGAGAACAATCGAATGCGACCGTTCAGTAAAAATTATATATggcataaagttaaaaaaatgaatcatttaTTATTATGATAATAAATAGAATTAAGCAGTAAATTCTCAAATGTCTACATTTGTGCAAGAACAAAGTGAATCTACTGTGATCATACCTGCAGGGTCCATAAAAGCCCGTATTCCTAATATGTTGCTGACGGTGTGGACAGAGGGCCAGGCCCGGGACAGACTGACAGCAGGTGGACTTCCCAGTTTGGACCCGGTCGGAGACATGGTGTTCGGGTAAGAATATG
The nucleotide sequence above comes from Paramisgurnus dabryanus chromosome 12, PD_genome_1.1, whole genome shotgun sequence. Encoded proteins:
- the pax1b gene encoding paired box protein Pax-1, which produces MQMDQTYGEVNQLGGVFVNGRPLPNAIRIRIVELAQLGIRPCDISRQLRVSHGCVSKILARYNETGSILPGAIGGSKPRVTTPNVVNSIRDYKQGDPGIFAWEIRDRLLADGVCDKYNVPSVSSISRILRNKIGNMSQPSQYDSKPSPPQISYNPVYPYSYPNTMSPTGSKLGSPPAVSLSRAWPSVHTVSNILGIRAFMDPAAIAGTESYQAKMEDWSGVNRPSFPSVHGVDKTDTDIKYNQASSNLSGYVPACAYSATNQYGVYGAGNYGHHWQSQSASLTHPNTGTMIQSPNLHTALTFKHSTRNDRKSPLGKHQHEAPSSVHGLALPASESH